The following are from one region of the Phycisphaeraceae bacterium genome:
- a CDS encoding MoxR family ATPase, whose protein sequence is MRPEQIRDVYSRLRSEIQKVIVGQDEVVEQILTCIFCQGHALLVGVPGLAKTLLISTIARTLSLEFNRIQFTPDLMPSDITGTEVIEEDKTTGHRQLRFVRGPVFANVVLADEINRTPPKTQAALLESMQERQVTVGGVRHALPSPFFVLATQNPLEQEGTYPLPEAQLDRFMFQVMIGYPTAEEELEVMRRTATRGDENVERVIDGQGISDIQQSVRHVPVPDHVMRYALRLVRATRVAELDEGVQIPAIVRDYVAWGAGPRASENIVLAARARALLGGSTHVTADHVREVALPVLRHRIMTNFNAEADQVKTDQIVDGLLRSVTVESSSAAELSQMDEVLRP, encoded by the coding sequence ATGCGACCGGAGCAGATTCGTGACGTCTACAGCCGCCTGAGATCTGAGATTCAGAAGGTGATCGTCGGCCAGGACGAAGTGGTTGAGCAGATTCTGACGTGCATTTTCTGTCAGGGGCACGCGCTGCTTGTCGGCGTGCCGGGGCTGGCCAAGACGCTTCTGATTTCAACGATCGCGCGAACGTTGAGTTTGGAGTTCAATCGTATTCAGTTCACGCCCGACCTGATGCCGAGTGACATCACCGGCACCGAAGTGATCGAAGAGGACAAGACCACGGGGCATCGGCAGTTGCGGTTTGTACGCGGGCCGGTCTTTGCCAATGTGGTTCTGGCCGACGAGATCAACCGCACCCCGCCAAAGACACAGGCGGCGCTTCTGGAGTCGATGCAGGAACGGCAGGTGACTGTGGGTGGAGTTCGGCACGCTCTGCCTTCGCCTTTCTTTGTGCTCGCAACGCAGAATCCGCTCGAACAGGAAGGCACATACCCGCTCCCCGAAGCGCAGCTGGACCGCTTCATGTTTCAGGTGATGATCGGGTATCCGACTGCGGAGGAAGAACTTGAAGTCATGCGCCGCACCGCCACGCGCGGCGACGAGAACGTCGAGCGCGTGATTGATGGCCAGGGCATCTCGGACATTCAACAGAGCGTGCGGCATGTACCAGTGCCGGACCATGTGATGAGATATGCCTTGCGGCTGGTACGGGCGACGCGCGTCGCGGAATTGGATGAAGGGGTGCAGATTCCCGCGATTGTGCGCGATTATGTTGCATGGGGAGCAGGGCCGCGCGCAAGCGAAAACATTGTTCTGGCGGCCCGCGCTCGGGCGCTCCTGGGGGGTTCGACGCATGTGACAGCCGACCATGTGCGGGAGGTGGCATTGCCTGTGCTTCGCCACCGCATCATGACGAATTTCAATGCGGAAGCCGATCAGGTCAAGACAGACCAGATCGTGGATGGACTGTTGCGTTCGGTCACAGTCGAATCGAGCAGTGCGGCGGAATTGTCGCAAATGGACGAGGTTCTTCGCCCCTGA
- a CDS encoding Rrf2 family transcriptional regulator: MLSQTTEYALRAMVWLAYTENELVPTSTLAERTLVPFNYLAKVLHSLAQANLIEGRRGVGGGYKLSRSADQISILDIVNAISPVHRIDSCPLGIAAHGTRLCPLHRKLDGAIASLIETFKDVSLLELLDEKEVSRPLCDPGMLEQFGLTISGRKIIPRN; encoded by the coding sequence ATGCTTTCACAGACGACCGAATACGCGCTTCGCGCCATGGTGTGGCTGGCCTACACCGAAAATGAACTGGTACCGACTTCGACATTGGCCGAGCGGACACTGGTGCCTTTCAATTACTTGGCCAAAGTCCTGCACTCGCTTGCCCAGGCGAATCTGATCGAGGGTCGGCGCGGGGTTGGAGGTGGATACAAACTCTCTCGGTCTGCGGACCAGATCAGCATTCTGGACATCGTCAACGCGATCAGTCCAGTGCATCGGATCGATTCGTGCCCACTGGGAATCGCGGCCCACGGGACGCGGTTATGCCCTTTGCACCGCAAGCTCGACGGAGCAATTGCGTCGTTGATCGAGACGTTCAAGGACGTGTCGCTCTTGGAACTGCTGGACGAAAAAGAGGTCAGCCGTCCCCTGTGCGACCCCGGCATGCTCGAACAGTTCGGGCTGACCATCAGCGGGCGCAAGATCATCCCGCGAAACTAG
- the lysS gene encoding lysine--tRNA ligase, protein MTNAYDAGVNQDTNLHDNVHPLEAQRRENRAVVAGLGVDPYGSRTDGLISLAEAFAAYDEGTDQAYQEAQAENKARLKDNPSGVPSPIEDRRPRVCVAGRVMLRRDGGKLIWMNLRDASRDSLQVAVSQRECSECGFAIAKATDLGDVLVVRGLLMKTKAGEVTVWAEDIEPASKCLVPPPEKHAGLTDHETRYRRRYIDMWANPETTRVFELRSRVVAEIRRFLTDRGYLEVETPMLQVQAGGAAARPFATHMNALRLDLYMRIAPELYLKRLLVGGLPRVFEINRNFRNEGLDKQHNPEFTMLELYQAFGDYHSVMATTEELVRHVARAAAQVREGEAGVDTRSPILPFGELRIDYGPAFDRVTYADLFERALGFSMEDTPRVMAEAAARHIKTRNDKGEVIDPIFIVNELFEDFAEGTLDPARPTWIMDYPAVLSPLTRASRSNPKVAERADLFVAGMEIGPHYTELNDPDVQAARFREQLAGIDDEETTFRTFDEDFVTALKVGMPPAGGMGLGIDRLMMLLADQPTIRDVILFPLMKPIGRGEALESES, encoded by the coding sequence GTGACGAACGCGTACGATGCGGGCGTGAACCAGGACACCAATCTTCACGATAACGTACACCCCCTCGAAGCACAACGGCGAGAGAATCGCGCCGTCGTCGCAGGGCTCGGGGTTGACCCGTACGGCTCACGCACAGACGGCTTGATATCACTGGCCGAGGCCTTCGCCGCCTACGACGAAGGTACCGACCAGGCCTATCAGGAAGCCCAAGCGGAAAACAAGGCGAGGCTCAAAGACAATCCATCCGGGGTGCCAAGCCCGATCGAAGATCGGCGGCCTCGGGTGTGTGTTGCTGGACGGGTGATGTTGCGGCGCGATGGCGGCAAACTCATCTGGATGAATCTGCGCGATGCGTCACGCGACAGCCTTCAGGTCGCGGTCAGCCAGCGCGAGTGCAGCGAGTGCGGATTTGCGATTGCCAAGGCGACCGATCTTGGCGACGTTCTGGTCGTGCGCGGGCTGCTGATGAAGACAAAAGCTGGCGAGGTGACGGTGTGGGCTGAGGACATTGAGCCCGCGAGCAAGTGCCTTGTGCCGCCGCCCGAGAAGCACGCGGGCCTGACGGATCATGAAACGCGCTATCGGAGGCGGTACATCGACATGTGGGCCAACCCCGAGACAACGCGCGTGTTCGAGTTGCGCAGCCGGGTCGTGGCGGAGATACGACGATTTCTGACAGACCGGGGCTATCTCGAAGTCGAGACGCCGATGCTCCAGGTACAGGCGGGCGGCGCGGCGGCCAGGCCGTTTGCGACGCACATGAACGCGCTCAGACTCGATCTGTACATGCGCATCGCGCCCGAGTTGTATCTCAAGCGGCTGCTCGTCGGAGGGCTGCCACGAGTTTTTGAGATCAATCGCAACTTTCGCAACGAAGGGCTCGACAAGCAGCACAACCCCGAGTTCACGATGCTCGAGTTGTATCAGGCGTTCGGCGACTACCACTCCGTCATGGCAACAACCGAGGAGCTGGTGCGACATGTTGCAAGGGCTGCGGCCCAGGTGCGCGAAGGCGAGGCGGGCGTTGACACACGCTCGCCCATATTGCCCTTTGGCGAGCTACGCATCGACTATGGCCCGGCGTTCGATCGCGTGACCTATGCCGACCTCTTCGAGCGCGCATTGGGCTTTTCCATGGAGGACACGCCGCGGGTGATGGCCGAGGCTGCCGCTCGACACATCAAGACGCGCAACGACAAGGGCGAAGTCATCGACCCGATCTTCATCGTTAATGAACTTTTCGAGGATTTTGCCGAAGGCACACTCGACCCCGCGCGCCCGACATGGATTATGGATTACCCCGCAGTTCTCAGCCCGCTGACGCGCGCGAGCCGGTCGAACCCGAAAGTAGCCGAGCGCGCCGACCTGTTCGTCGCGGGCATGGAGATCGGGCCTCACTACACCGAACTCAACGACCCGGATGTACAGGCAGCCCGCTTCCGCGAACAACTCGCGGGCATTGATGACGAGGAGACGACGTTTCGTACGTTTGATGAAGATTTTGTGACGGCGCTGAAGGTGGGCATGCCCCCTGCGGGGGGCATGGGCCTGGGGATTGATCGCCTCATGATGCTCCTGGCCGATCAGCCGACAATTCGCGATGTGATTCTGTTTCCGCTGATGAAGCCGATCGGGCGCGGGGAGGCTCTGGAATCGGAGTCCTGA
- a CDS encoding fatty acid desaturase: MPARVSLDGATWSMMPSQPKTLETGTPTGVELELKPTSVHTDEHHDAGHTTLNKIVNLVFVIVPFIGLLAAIVLVWGWGFSWVQLAVLGGMYLISGLGVTIGFHRYFAHKSFDTGPVVKTLLGVSGSMAAEGSIVRWVSFHRCHHQHSDHEEDPHSPHTHGAGVLNTLRGFWRAHVGWIFENQGPRSWRYAPDLMRDKLVRRLSLLFPLWVTVGLLIPTIIAGVVTLSWWGALLGFIWGGLVRILLVHHVTWSINSVCHLWGTRPFVSRDESRNNPVFGVLGLGEGWHNNHHAFPTSARHGLRWWEIDVSYLTILLMSKVGLVRNVRVPTPERMESRRRRNHN, encoded by the coding sequence ATGCCAGCACGCGTGAGCCTCGATGGGGCGACCTGGAGCATGATGCCTTCTCAACCCAAGACTCTGGAAACAGGAACACCGACTGGTGTTGAACTCGAACTCAAGCCCACAAGCGTCCATACAGACGAACACCACGACGCGGGGCACACGACTCTCAACAAAATCGTGAATCTCGTGTTTGTGATTGTGCCGTTCATCGGCCTTCTGGCCGCGATTGTTCTGGTGTGGGGGTGGGGGTTCTCGTGGGTTCAACTTGCGGTGCTTGGTGGGATGTATCTCATCAGCGGGCTCGGCGTGACGATCGGGTTTCACCGCTATTTCGCCCACAAGTCGTTTGATACGGGCCCGGTGGTCAAGACACTGCTCGGCGTGTCGGGGTCGATGGCGGCTGAAGGGTCGATTGTGCGGTGGGTGTCATTTCATCGCTGCCACCATCAGCACAGCGATCACGAAGAGGATCCGCATTCGCCCCACACACATGGCGCGGGCGTGCTCAACACGCTTCGAGGCTTCTGGCGTGCGCATGTGGGCTGGATTTTCGAGAACCAAGGCCCGCGCTCGTGGCGGTATGCGCCCGATCTGATGCGAGATAAGCTCGTGCGCCGCCTGAGCCTGCTGTTTCCATTGTGGGTAACGGTGGGGCTGTTGATCCCGACGATCATTGCAGGTGTGGTGACGCTGTCGTGGTGGGGGGCGCTGCTCGGGTTCATCTGGGGCGGCCTGGTGCGAATCCTGCTGGTGCATCATGTGACCTGGAGCATCAATTCGGTGTGCCACCTTTGGGGGACGCGCCCATTCGTCAGCCGCGACGAAAGCCGCAACAATCCGGTTTTCGGCGTGCTTGGGCTGGGCGAGGGGTGGCACAACAATCATCACGCGTTTCCAACGTCAGCGCGGCACGGACTGCGCTGGTGGGAAATCGATGTGAGTTACCTCACGATTCTGCTTATGTCGAAGGTCGGACTGGTGCGGAACGTGCGCGTACCGACGCCTGAGCGGATGGAATCGCGTCGTCGCCGCAATCACAATTAG
- a CDS encoding sulfotransferase family 2 domain-containing protein: MASLVTRVVNRIKRQKRIVRHRYVDKFIFIHINKTGGTSIVKALDLPGEHRSALEKINELGRANWDRRFSFAVIRNPWDKVVSHHAYRVQTNQTGLGSKDLDFKDWVRAAYRDRDPAYYDRPKMFMPQTDWCVDESGAIVVNHFCRFENLNADFAEVCQKIGKQAQLPHLKSSKRGNYREYYDDATRDIVAACFAKDLENFKYEF; this comes from the coding sequence ATGGCTTCGCTCGTTACCCGCGTCGTCAACCGCATCAAGCGCCAAAAGCGCATCGTGCGCCACCGTTATGTCGACAAGTTCATCTTTATCCACATCAACAAGACCGGAGGCACCAGCATCGTTAAAGCCCTGGATCTGCCCGGCGAACATCGCAGCGCCCTCGAAAAAATCAACGAACTCGGCCGCGCGAACTGGGACCGCCGCTTCAGTTTCGCTGTGATCCGCAACCCCTGGGACAAGGTTGTCAGCCACCACGCCTATCGCGTGCAGACCAACCAGACTGGCCTTGGCAGCAAGGATCTTGACTTCAAGGACTGGGTGCGAGCGGCTTACCGAGACCGCGATCCGGCGTATTACGACAGGCCCAAGATGTTCATGCCACAGACTGACTGGTGCGTCGATGAATCCGGCGCGATCGTCGTCAACCACTTCTGCCGGTTCGAGAATCTCAACGCCGACTTTGCCGAGGTCTGCCAGAAGATCGGGAAACAGGCCCAGCTGCCGCACCTCAAGAGCAGCAAGCGCGGCAACTACCGCGAGTATTACGACGACGCGACGCGCGACATCGTCGCGGCCTGCTTCGCCAAGGACCTCGAAAACTTCAAGTATGAGTTCTAA
- the chrA gene encoding chromate efflux transporter: MTIPPDATDPGSPPTAPPTFRQALRVFAYIGIHSFGGPAGQIAVMHKVLVEDRRWISEERFLHALNYCMLLPGPEATQLVTYVGWLMHRTMGGIAAGVLFVLPGFISILALTLAYTLLRDVGVVEALLFGLKAATLAIVVEAVIRIGKRVLKNGVMLAIAAAAFVAIFGFGVPFPLIIVSAALIGLIGSRIAPGFFAVLKPKAASDEHAAIVYATDIVDNAHTRPNAWRTVRTIMVWLTLWLGPVIAIRAWLGPGHIFTLQAEFFSKAAVVTFGGAYAVLAYIAQQAVEVYGWLAPGEMLTGLGMAETTPGPLIQVVQFVGSVGAFHDPGPLSPVSAAVLAAVLVTWVTFVPCFLWIFAGAPYVEAVRGKPALAAALSSITAAVVGVVLNLAVWFAAHTLFRETFTVTDFGLRLTLPRLSTLDPAALVVAAMAAFVLFRLHWGVMKTLALALLLGLVWHAIGYAAGRFG; the protein is encoded by the coding sequence ATGACGATCCCTCCTGATGCGACCGACCCGGGCAGCCCGCCCACTGCCCCGCCGACCTTTCGCCAAGCCCTGCGCGTGTTTGCCTACATCGGGATCCACTCTTTTGGGGGGCCTGCCGGACAAATCGCCGTCATGCACAAGGTGCTCGTCGAGGACCGCCGGTGGATCAGTGAAGAACGCTTCCTCCACGCCCTGAACTACTGCATGCTGCTGCCGGGGCCCGAGGCGACGCAGTTGGTGACCTATGTCGGATGGCTTATGCACCGCACAATGGGCGGAATCGCTGCGGGTGTGTTGTTTGTGCTCCCCGGCTTCATCTCGATCCTTGCCCTGACGCTGGCCTACACGCTGCTCCGCGATGTAGGGGTGGTCGAGGCGCTGCTCTTCGGGCTCAAGGCGGCCACGCTCGCCATCGTCGTCGAAGCGGTCATCCGAATCGGCAAGCGCGTGCTCAAGAATGGTGTCATGCTCGCGATTGCGGCGGCGGCATTCGTTGCCATCTTCGGTTTCGGCGTGCCCTTCCCGCTCATTATCGTCTCGGCGGCACTCATTGGGCTTATCGGCAGCCGCATCGCCCCGGGGTTCTTTGCTGTGCTCAAGCCGAAAGCCGCCAGTGACGAACACGCCGCGATCGTGTATGCCACGGATATCGTCGACAACGCGCACACCCGCCCCAATGCGTGGCGCACTGTGCGCACGATCATGGTGTGGCTTACGCTCTGGCTCGGGCCGGTCATTGCGATTCGCGCGTGGCTCGGGCCGGGGCACATTTTCACGCTTCAGGCCGAGTTTTTCAGCAAGGCCGCGGTGGTGACCTTTGGCGGGGCGTACGCGGTGCTGGCGTACATCGCACAACAGGCTGTTGAGGTGTATGGCTGGCTGGCGCCGGGCGAGATGCTCACGGGTCTGGGCATGGCTGAGACGACCCCCGGCCCGCTCATTCAGGTTGTCCAGTTCGTCGGGTCGGTCGGGGCATTTCACGACCCCGGCCCGCTTTCGCCGGTGAGCGCAGCTGTATTGGCCGCCGTGCTTGTCACATGGGTGACGTTTGTCCCGTGTTTTCTCTGGATTTTTGCAGGCGCGCCGTATGTCGAGGCGGTTCGCGGCAAGCCTGCGCTCGCAGCGGCCCTGTCGAGCATCACGGCTGCGGTGGTTGGTGTGGTGCTCAACCTCGCGGTGTGGTTCGCTGCCCACACGCTCTTTCGCGAGACGTTCACTGTCACGGACTTTGGCCTGAGGCTGACGCTGCCGCGACTTTCCACGCTTGACCCTGCGGCTCTTGTCGTCGCGGCGATGGCGGCGTTCGTGCTGTTCCGCCTGCACTGGGGTGTCATGAAGACCCTGGCCCTGGCGCTGCTGCTCGGGCTCGTGTGGCACGCCATCGGATATGCCGCGGGTCGCTTCGGGTGA
- a CDS encoding aminotransferase class V-fold PLP-dependent enzyme, whose amino-acid sequence MSIAPVVSSSLELRRRAVWPLRPGLVYLNHGSYGSCPAYVLERQDELRRRMEHDPTQFFKVDLEGLCDRARDSLSQFINCQPQDLAFMPNGTVAVAVALHSVPLEPGDEVLVTDHEYSATMNELERLCAWTGARVVKARIPVPVADENAVFEPIMAAVTPRTKLIVVSHISSASGIIFPARRLAHAARERGIEILLDGAHTPGQVTIDIADLQPTFYAASCHKWLGAPKGTGFLYVAREVQSRVRPLSLSCRTHLKRDDRAAFLCDFDYVGTNDYSANLVIPDAIEHLASQVRGGWPEVMRLNHDKVMDARALLCERTPVRPLAPERMIGSMASVALPPNPDPTRECDYDDPLQDALLKRHKIQVPVWDMAPVADRVMRVSAQLYNTRQEYELLASALVEELDRERGGEQSPRYAGE is encoded by the coding sequence ATGAGCATTGCGCCTGTTGTGTCGTCATCCCTCGAGTTGCGTCGTCGAGCCGTGTGGCCTCTCCGGCCGGGGCTGGTCTATCTGAATCACGGCTCGTATGGCAGTTGCCCGGCGTATGTGCTCGAACGACAGGACGAACTCCGTCGCCGCATGGAGCACGACCCGACTCAGTTCTTCAAGGTCGATCTCGAAGGCTTGTGCGACCGGGCGCGGGACAGCCTATCCCAATTCATCAACTGCCAGCCTCAGGATCTGGCGTTCATGCCGAACGGGACTGTGGCGGTCGCGGTCGCACTGCACAGCGTGCCCCTCGAACCGGGCGATGAAGTGCTTGTGACCGACCATGAGTATTCGGCCACTATGAATGAGTTGGAGCGGCTCTGTGCCTGGACCGGGGCGCGGGTTGTCAAGGCGCGGATTCCCGTGCCGGTCGCGGACGAAAACGCGGTGTTCGAGCCGATCATGGCGGCAGTAACGCCGAGGACGAAACTGATTGTCGTGAGTCACATTTCGAGCGCTTCGGGGATCATCTTCCCGGCGCGTCGACTGGCGCATGCTGCCCGCGAGCGCGGAATCGAGATTCTGCTCGATGGTGCGCATACGCCGGGGCAGGTGACGATCGACATCGCGGACCTTCAGCCGACGTTCTATGCGGCGAGCTGTCACAAGTGGCTCGGGGCACCGAAGGGAACGGGGTTCCTGTATGTGGCGCGCGAGGTGCAGTCGCGGGTCAGGCCGCTCTCGCTTTCGTGTCGCACGCATCTCAAGCGAGACGACCGGGCGGCGTTCCTCTGCGACTTCGACTATGTCGGCACAAACGACTATTCCGCGAACCTGGTCATCCCTGACGCGATTGAGCATCTGGCGTCGCAGGTGCGCGGCGGCTGGCCGGAAGTCATGAGGCTCAACCACGACAAGGTGATGGATGCGCGGGCATTGCTCTGTGAGCGCACACCGGTGCGCCCTCTTGCGCCCGAGCGCATGATCGGATCGATGGCGTCGGTGGCGCTGCCTCCAAACCCGGACCCGACGCGCGAATGCGACTATGACGACCCATTGCAGGATGCCCTGCTCAAGCGACACAAGATTCAGGTGCCGGTGTGGGACATGGCTCCGGTAGCCGACCGCGTGATGCGCGTCAGCGCGCAGTTGTACAACACCCGGCAGGAATACGAACTGCTCGCGTCGGCCCTGGTGGAGGAGCTGGATCGCGAACGCGGCGGAGAGCAGTCCCCGCGGTATGCTGGTGAATGA
- a CDS encoding carboxypeptidase M32 — MGGLPAEYVELCALRREAATLGSVAQLASWDQETYMPNAAAEGRAEQASLLARLIHERSTNPRVGELLSACAQNAAVSADPRLKANVREMQRDDDLATKLPGSLVAELAEVGSKSQHVWKEARKKSDFAMFKPWLERMMALTRKKAECYGIPAGGEIYDALLNEYEPNARAAEIEKVFSPLRVKLAALVADLTTKGKAPSDAPLRVHVAKERQHGFGLKVIEAFGFDLQAGRLDVTTHPFCSGFAPGDTRLTTRYDEDYFAGALYGTLHECGHGLYEQGLPKSDGLFGQPLAEAISLGIHESQSRMWENFVGRGRAFWEWALPAARQHLGDPFSSFSLDEVYRAVNIVKPSYIRVEADEATYNLHIMLRFGIERELISGRLAIDDLPAAWNKAFKDLLGIDVPNDAKGCLQDVHWSFGLIGYFPTYALGNLYAAQMWEKIHQDIPGLEDEFRKGEFGSLLAWLRTNIHGAGREFSAGDLCQRVTGKPLEAEPLLRHLEGKLRPIYGL; from the coding sequence ATGGGAGGTTTGCCGGCAGAATATGTCGAGTTGTGCGCGTTGCGGCGCGAGGCAGCCACGCTCGGCTCGGTCGCACAGCTAGCGTCGTGGGATCAGGAAACCTACATGCCTAACGCGGCTGCGGAGGGACGCGCCGAACAAGCCTCACTCCTGGCGCGCCTGATTCACGAGCGCAGCACCAACCCGCGCGTCGGCGAACTGCTTTCGGCGTGCGCACAAAACGCGGCAGTGAGCGCAGACCCTCGGCTCAAGGCCAATGTCCGGGAGATGCAACGCGACGACGACCTGGCGACCAAACTCCCCGGTTCTCTGGTAGCCGAACTGGCCGAGGTGGGCAGCAAGAGCCAGCATGTCTGGAAAGAAGCCCGCAAGAAGTCGGACTTTGCGATGTTCAAGCCCTGGCTTGAGCGGATGATGGCCCTGACGCGCAAGAAAGCCGAGTGCTATGGCATTCCGGCAGGCGGCGAGATCTATGACGCGCTGCTCAACGAGTACGAACCCAACGCCCGGGCAGCAGAAATCGAAAAGGTCTTTTCCCCTTTGCGAGTCAAACTTGCCGCGTTGGTCGCTGACCTGACAACCAAAGGCAAGGCACCCTCCGACGCCCCACTCAGAGTCCATGTTGCCAAGGAGCGCCAGCACGGGTTCGGACTGAAAGTTATTGAGGCGTTCGGGTTCGACCTGCAAGCCGGTCGGCTGGATGTGACGACCCACCCATTTTGCTCGGGGTTTGCGCCGGGCGATACGCGCCTGACGACGCGGTACGACGAGGACTATTTCGCGGGCGCGCTGTATGGCACGTTGCACGAGTGTGGGCACGGGTTGTATGAGCAGGGGCTGCCCAAGAGTGACGGGCTCTTTGGTCAGCCGCTGGCCGAGGCAATCAGCCTGGGCATTCACGAAAGCCAGAGCCGGATGTGGGAGAACTTCGTCGGGCGGGGCCGGGCGTTCTGGGAATGGGCACTGCCCGCAGCCCGGCAACACCTGGGAGACCCCTTCAGTTCGTTCTCGCTCGACGAGGTCTACCGGGCGGTCAACATCGTCAAGCCGAGCTACATTCGTGTCGAAGCGGACGAAGCCACGTACAACCTTCACATTATGCTGCGGTTCGGCATCGAGCGCGAACTCATTTCCGGCCGCCTGGCGATCGATGACCTGCCAGCCGCCTGGAACAAGGCGTTCAAGGATCTCCTGGGTATCGACGTTCCCAACGACGCGAAGGGATGTCTGCAGGACGTTCACTGGTCGTTTGGGTTGATCGGTTACTTTCCGACGTACGCGCTGGGAAATCTGTACGCTGCCCAGATGTGGGAGAAGATCCATCAGGACATCCCGGGGCTTGAGGATGAGTTCCGCAAGGGCGAGTTCGGGTCGCTGCTGGCGTGGCTGCGCACGAACATTCACGGCGCAGGTCGCGAGTTCTCGGCGGGCGATTTATGCCAGCGTGTAACAGGCAAGCCCCTCGAAGCCGAGCCTCTGCTGCGGCACCTGGAAGGAAAACTTCGCCCGATCTACGGGCTTTGA
- a CDS encoding terpene cyclase/mutase family protein, translated as MKQLIAGCVAICLLGTATNTQASDAHTRSAAREMSANAISYLRSQQDPSTGGWSNRDGGPNFPAISGLVLTGMLMDPRIDQRDPQVARGIEYILSFRKPDGTIHDGMLPSYNTAVCLSALARVHTCDAAEAIAAGQNALRAMQWQSAVPPGAQAYNEPVDPDHPYYGGIGYGTHGRPDLSNLGFMLQALHDTGVSADDPAFQRALTFLARTQMLDSVNDMDYADGSSQGGFIYATVPNAQSVEGRAGQSMAGMIEESLSDGTTVSRLRAYGSMTYFGFKSLIYADLGPDDERVRAALGWITRHYTLEENPGLGTDGVYYYILSFARGLEAFGHDTLEVHSAQGSAETRHWKRDLVSRLAELQQDDGSFRTLDDRWMENNPVLITAYALIALQIAGQ; from the coding sequence ATGAAACAGTTGATCGCAGGGTGTGTCGCGATTTGTCTCCTCGGCACAGCAACGAACACACAGGCCTCAGACGCTCACACTCGCTCTGCCGCCAGAGAAATGTCGGCCAATGCAATCTCCTACCTGCGCTCGCAGCAGGATCCTTCGACCGGTGGCTGGTCGAATCGCGACGGCGGGCCGAACTTCCCCGCCATCTCTGGCCTTGTCCTTACCGGCATGCTCATGGATCCGCGCATCGACCAGCGCGACCCCCAGGTCGCGCGCGGCATCGAATACATCCTGTCATTCCGCAAGCCTGACGGCACAATCCACGACGGCATGCTCCCGAGTTACAACACCGCAGTCTGCCTCAGCGCCCTGGCTCGCGTCCACACATGCGATGCAGCAGAAGCCATTGCTGCTGGGCAGAATGCCCTTCGCGCAATGCAGTGGCAAAGCGCTGTTCCACCCGGTGCTCAGGCCTACAACGAGCCGGTTGATCCTGACCATCCTTATTACGGCGGAATCGGCTATGGCACACACGGGCGCCCGGACCTCTCAAATCTCGGATTCATGCTTCAGGCCCTGCACGACACGGGGGTGAGTGCCGACGACCCCGCGTTTCAGCGGGCGTTGACCTTTCTTGCGCGCACGCAGATGCTCGATAGCGTCAACGACATGGACTACGCCGACGGATCGTCGCAGGGCGGATTCATCTATGCCACTGTTCCAAACGCCCAGAGTGTCGAAGGCCGCGCCGGGCAGAGCATGGCCGGGATGATCGAAGAATCCCTTTCCGACGGAACCACCGTCAGCCGTCTTCGGGCGTATGGGTCCATGACCTACTTCGGGTTCAAGAGCCTCATCTACGCCGACCTCGGACCCGACGACGAGCGCGTGCGGGCGGCTCTTGGCTGGATCACGCGACACTACACCCTTGAGGAGAACCCCGGTCTCGGGACCGATGGGGTCTACTACTACATCCTCTCCTTCGCGCGCGGCCTCGAAGCCTTCGGACACGACACGCTTGAGGTTCACTCCGCTCAGGGTTCTGCCGAAACCCGACACTGGAAGCGCGATCTGGTTTCGCGGCTGGCCGAGCTCCAGCAGGATGATGGTTCGTTCAGAACTCTGGACGACCGGTGGATGGAAAACAACCCGGTCTTGATCACCGCGTACGCGCTGATCGCGCTTCAGATCGCCGGACAATGA